In Deltaproteobacteria bacterium, a genomic segment contains:
- a CDS encoding efflux RND transporter periplasmic adaptor subunit — MPEDLYQHEDNTISLSSLRIAETERAASSNKKSRLILFSVIALAIIVGVIFWLASDRVIDVQVTTAKNVVAGQETTLLNAAGYVTPRRRATIAAEITARVVEMLADEGMAVKAGDILARLDDGDARKQLQAAKAQLEAAKANLPILNVNLSNAERELKRQQELSDAGVASTQALDAARTARDGLQAQLAAAKQQVNVAQANVALTQQQVDSSIVKAPFAGIIVSKDAQIGEMVSPISSGTGYTRTGIATIVDMQSLEVEVDVGEAYIAKVIVGQPVKITLDAYPDWKIPGKVRTVIPTADRQKATVKVRIAFEQLDPRILPDMGVKVAFLSETSKKEAQPTARALLPDTAIHNQDSKTVVFVVNNGRLERRAVQVGNNNAGEVEILAGVSPGDTVVVSSVSQLRDNQAVAIKQ, encoded by the coding sequence GTGCCTGAGGACCTATATCAACATGAAGATAATACAATATCGTTGAGTTCACTGCGTATTGCCGAAACTGAACGTGCTGCTTCTAGCAATAAAAAGTCACGCTTAATACTTTTTAGTGTTATCGCATTAGCTATTATTGTTGGAGTTATATTTTGGCTTGCCTCTGACCGAGTTATTGATGTTCAAGTAACTACTGCTAAAAATGTTGTTGCCGGACAAGAAACAACCCTATTAAATGCTGCTGGTTACGTAACTCCTCGACGTCGTGCCACAATTGCAGCTGAAATTACTGCACGAGTTGTTGAAATGCTTGCAGATGAAGGCATGGCCGTAAAAGCTGGTGATATACTAGCTCGTCTTGATGACGGTGACGCACGCAAACAATTGCAAGCTGCTAAAGCACAACTTGAAGCTGCTAAAGCCAATCTGCCAATTCTCAATGTTAATTTGAGTAATGCTGAACGTGAATTAAAACGTCAGCAAGAACTCTCTGATGCTGGTGTAGCTAGTACTCAGGCACTTGATGCAGCACGCACTGCACGTGATGGCCTGCAAGCTCAGCTAGCAGCCGCAAAGCAACAAGTTAATGTCGCCCAAGCCAATGTTGCTTTAACGCAACAACAAGTTGATAGCAGCATTGTTAAGGCTCCTTTTGCAGGCATTATCGTATCAAAAGATGCGCAAATAGGTGAAATGGTGTCACCGATTTCGTCTGGCACCGGTTATACTCGCACAGGTATTGCGACTATTGTTGACATGCAATCACTTGAGGTCGAGGTTGATGTAGGCGAAGCCTACATAGCTAAAGTAATTGTTGGCCAACCTGTAAAAATAACTCTTGATGCTTACCCTGATTGGAAAATACCTGGTAAAGTTCGCACTGTTATTCCAACTGCCGATCGCCAAAAAGCTACGGTAAAGGTTCGTATTGCTTTTGAGCAACTTGATCCCCGCATTCTTCCTGATATGGGGGTTAAGGTAGCTTTTCTAAGCGAGACCTCTAAAAAAGAAGCGCAACCAACAGCACGCGCTTTGCTCCCTGATACAGCCATCCACAATCAAGACAGTAAAACCGTAGTCTTTGTTGTAAATAATGGGCGGCTTGAACGACGCGCCGTACAAGTTGGTAACAATAATGCTGGTGAAGTAGAAATATTAGCTGGAGTATCACCTGGCGATACTGTGGTAGTCTCATCAGTATCACAACTACGTGACAATCAAGCAGTTGCAATTAAACAATAG
- a CDS encoding ABC transporter permease — MAIPIIYNIRSVKQRWTSALVAILGITGTVSVFIAMLALARGFELTLVSSGSPDNAIVLRAGSNSEMVSMIELEQAKIIADAPYVAKVNSTSLISPEMVVITAIPLVQTNTDANVQVRGVSAHVLNVRKQIKITKGRMLKPGLTELVVGSHAADTYRGLKLNQKIKIGGDSWTVVGIFDAGGSTFDSEIWADQSILAQVYQRPTNIFQSVTVKLNSPEAYASFKDALSSDPRLNVTVEREIDYYQKQSSMLATMIKVLGTLIALVMGVGAIFGALNTMYSAITERAREIATLRALGFHGGSIVISFVFESMFIALIGGITGCLVVLPLNGLTTGTVNWQSFSHVSFAFSITPAQLITGVVFALLMGLIGGFGPAMHAARGQIATTLRQL; from the coding sequence ATGGCTATTCCTATCATTTATAATATTCGTAGCGTTAAACAACGTTGGACTTCTGCCTTAGTTGCGATTTTAGGCATTACCGGAACCGTTAGTGTATTTATTGCTATGCTAGCCTTAGCACGCGGCTTTGAGTTAACCCTGGTTAGCTCAGGTTCACCAGATAATGCTATTGTTTTGCGAGCAGGCTCTAATTCTGAAATGGTCAGCATGATTGAACTTGAGCAAGCCAAAATTATTGCTGATGCTCCTTACGTTGCCAAAGTAAATTCTACTTCGCTTATAAGCCCCGAGATGGTGGTTATAACCGCAATACCGCTGGTGCAAACTAATACTGATGCCAATGTTCAAGTGCGCGGTGTGTCTGCGCATGTTTTAAACGTACGCAAACAAATTAAAATCACCAAAGGCCGTATGTTAAAGCCAGGTCTTACTGAACTGGTGGTTGGCTCTCACGCCGCTGATACTTATAGAGGTCTCAAACTTAACCAAAAAATAAAAATCGGCGGTGATTCTTGGACAGTGGTTGGCATTTTCGATGCTGGTGGAAGTACTTTTGATTCAGAAATTTGGGCTGATCAATCAATACTTGCACAAGTATATCAACGACCGACAAATATATTTCAATCAGTAACCGTAAAGTTGAATTCACCTGAAGCTTATGCTTCATTTAAAGATGCGTTAAGCTCTGATCCTCGTTTGAATGTAACGGTTGAGCGCGAAATTGATTATTATCAAAAACAATCATCTATGCTGGCTACAATGATTAAAGTTTTAGGTACGCTAATTGCTTTAGTTATGGGTGTTGGTGCTATCTTTGGTGCTCTTAACACCATGTACTCAGCAATTACCGAACGAGCGCGCGAAATAGCTACTTTGCGGGCACTTGGTTTTCATGGGGGCAGCATTGTAATATCGTTTGTTTTTGAATCGATGTTTATTGCTTTAATAGGCGGCATTACCGGTTGCTTAGTTGTATTGCCACTTAATGGTCTCACTACCGGCACGGTAAACTGGCAATCTTTTTCCCACGTATCCTTTGCTTTTTCTATTACTCCTGCTCAGCTAATCACCGGCGTCGTCTTTGCTCTATTAATGGGCCTGATTGGTGGTTTTGGCCCTGCAATGCATGCCGCCCGTGGGCAAATCGCAACAACACTGCGGCAATTATAA
- a CDS encoding ABC transporter ATP-binding protein has translation MVRVDGNGNGNGKSLISVRDLDKKYQRGGEIIDVLQGLNLDVDKGDFVAFMGPSGSGKTTLLNLLGGLDLPTDGSITVDGDEITHMSGPKLTAWRSRHVGFIFQMHNLLPVLTAFQNVELPLLLTKLSKSQRRKHVETALKLVGLGDRMQHYPRQLSGGQEQRVAIARAIVTDPTFLLCDEPTGDLDRKSADEVLQLIDRLVNEFGKTVLMVTHDPLAAERAHATLHLEKGALIEAQKGAPQ, from the coding sequence ATGGTACGAGTTGATGGTAATGGTAATGGTAACGGCAAAAGCCTAATTAGCGTTCGCGACCTTGATAAAAAATATCAACGCGGCGGTGAAATAATTGATGTGCTGCAAGGACTCAACCTCGATGTAGATAAGGGTGATTTTGTTGCCTTTATGGGACCGTCAGGTTCTGGCAAAACTACTTTGTTAAATTTACTTGGCGGCTTAGATTTGCCAACCGATGGCAGTATCACAGTTGATGGTGATGAGATCACTCATATGTCAGGCCCAAAACTCACGGCCTGGCGTTCTCGTCATGTTGGTTTTATTTTTCAAATGCACAATCTATTGCCAGTATTAACCGCGTTTCAAAATGTTGAACTGCCACTACTGCTTACCAAACTATCAAAGTCACAACGACGCAAACATGTGGAAACCGCACTAAAACTAGTGGGTCTTGGTGATCGCATGCAACACTATCCGCGGCAACTCTCAGGCGGACAAGAACAACGTGTCGCAATAGCGCGTGCGATTGTAACTGACCCAACTTTTTTACTTTGCGACGAGCCTACTGGTGATCTCGACCGTAAAAGCGCCGATGAAGTTCTGCAGCTTATTGATCGCTTAGTAAATGAATTTGGTAAAACTGTGCTTATGGTCACCCACGACCCACTTGCAGCAGAGCGAGCACATGCAACCTTGCATTTAGAAAAAGGCGCTCTAATTGAAGCTCAAAAAGGTGCACCACAATGA
- a CDS encoding ABC transporter permease: MKHAPLIFANLFRKKTRTILTIGSFTVALFLFGLLVTIRTAFVGAIDVAGADRIVVINKVSLIQPLPLKYRDQIKNIDGVKDVTYANWFGGIYIDERNFFPQMAIDSETFFNMYPEFVVPKEQLQAFLADRQGAIAGISTAERYGWKIGDRIPIKGTYITGLWEFNLRGIYKGTRPADDTTQFWFHHKYLEENGPDWMQGIVGWYVVRVNDPQKATEVVKAIDEHFANSPWETKTDTEKAFIVSFVKQMGDIESLILVIGAVVFFTLLLVAGNTMAMTVRERINEIAVLKTIGFSNARVLGLILIEPVIMAFIGGVLGIAGARAIVPVLEKSIPGFIFVLPAEQLVLGVIIAMISGLLAGLLPSITAQRLRVVDALRKV; encoded by the coding sequence ATGAAGCATGCACCTTTAATATTTGCCAATCTCTTTCGCAAAAAAACGCGTACCATCCTTACGATTGGTTCATTTACGGTTGCTCTTTTTCTCTTTGGCTTATTAGTTACCATTCGCACCGCGTTTGTAGGCGCCATTGATGTTGCCGGTGCTGATCGAATTGTTGTGATTAATAAAGTATCACTCATTCAACCATTACCGCTTAAATATCGCGATCAAATTAAAAATATCGATGGTGTTAAAGATGTTACCTATGCCAACTGGTTTGGTGGCATCTATATCGATGAGCGTAATTTCTTTCCGCAGATGGCAATAGACTCTGAAACTTTTTTTAATATGTACCCTGAATTTGTCGTTCCTAAAGAACAGCTACAGGCGTTTTTAGCTGATCGCCAAGGTGCTATTGCTGGCATAAGTACTGCTGAACGTTACGGCTGGAAAATCGGTGATCGCATTCCCATTAAAGGAACCTATATTACAGGTTTGTGGGAATTTAATCTACGCGGTATTTATAAAGGTACACGTCCTGCTGATGATACAACACAGTTTTGGTTTCATCACAAATATCTAGAAGAAAACGGTCCCGATTGGATGCAAGGAATAGTGGGGTGGTATGTAGTTCGTGTTAACGACCCACAAAAAGCAACAGAAGTTGTTAAAGCTATTGATGAACATTTTGCCAATTCTCCATGGGAAACCAAAACCGATACCGAAAAAGCTTTTATTGTCTCGTTTGTTAAACAGATGGGCGATATCGAATCGCTAATTCTGGTTATTGGGGCTGTAGTATTCTTTACCCTTCTATTAGTTGCTGGCAACACCATGGCTATGACCGTACGTGAACGTATCAATGAAATAGCAGTGCTTAAAACTATTGGCTTTAGTAACGCACGCGTGTTGGGTTTGATTTTAATCGAACCGGTTATAATGGCTTTTATTGGCGGTGTTTTGGGTATAGCTGGCGCTAGAGCAATTGTGCCCGTGCTTGAAAAATCTATCCCTGGTTTTATTTTTGTGCTTCCCGCTGAGCAACTTGTGCTGGGTGTAATTATTGCAATGATCTCAGGCTTACTCGCTGGCTTGCTACCTAGTATTACTGCTCAGCGACTACGTGTAGTTGATGCGCTACGAAAGGTTTAA